The genomic interval ATACATCTTTTTGTTCATTTGTTAAATGCTCATTATGATAAATATTTACAAATGCATTTTGTTGACCGTCATGTACTTCAGTACTGTTACGGTTTTCTTTAATTGCTGAAGCAAATGCTTCTTGGCTTGCTTGCGGGTTTACTTTGATAGTTTCGATATAATCGTTTTTACGTTGTTCTGTAAGATTATCCATTTTTAATAATTCATAAAACGCTTGTTGTTGACCAGTAACGCCTGTTTCTGGGTTAACAAGAGTGTAATCTTTATCGAATGCTTGATCTGCATTATCATTTTTTTCGGCAGCTTGTGCTGCATTTCCACATGCAAGTAGGGCGGCTAAAGTAGCGCTTGCAATTCCTATTTTAATTAAACTGATTCTGTGCTGTTTCTTATTCAATTTTATTCCTTCTCTCTGTTTAATAGATATCTTGTACTATAATAATTTTATAATGATTTTGATGATAAACCTATTAACAGAATATTAATTATTATTAATAAAAAAAGTACTGGCCCACATTATAGCGGCCCAGTACCTTTTTGAGAAATTAAGCTTTTAAATCTTCAATACCTTTAGCAATTGAATCAAATACATGAGGAATATCATCTTTTTCAATACAACTGAATGCTATGCGAATATCTGTATCGTTTAATGCAATCGTACCAATCGAATATTTTTCAATTAAATGCTTGCGCAATGTTTCAGCATTTACACCGTTTACTTGGATTGCCATGAAATAACCAGAATTGAAATCGTATGTTTTCCAGTCATTTTTATATTTTTCGTCATAGACAACAGATTTTGTTACCTCGTAACGTTCTTTTAATGTATCAATGTGTCTTTGGACATCTTTTTCAAATTGTTCACGATGTTCAGGTTGCAATACATATTTTACAGCACTTTGAGAAGGCATTGGACCGCTAGAAATATTACTACGAATCAATCCTTTAACTTTAGCTTCAAGTACTGCTTTTGTCATTTCATCTTGAATACCAAAAGTGATAAATCCAACACGTAAGCCCCATGCAAAGAATTCTTTAGTCGCACCATCGAGTCTTACAGGTAAGATATTTGGTGAATCTATTTGTGTTAAAGCTGAGAAAATAGATTGTGTATAAACATCTTCATAGAACAGACCGAAGTATGCATCATCAATAATCGCAATTACTTTTGTTCCTCGATCTGCAAGGTCCTTAATTGCTTTTGAAATTGACTCTACTTCACTTGCTGTTGGTGTATAACCAGTGGGGTTATTTGGATAATTCAATAATAATATCACTTTATCTTTATTATAATTTTCAAGTGCACTTACGAACCCATCAGTTGTATAATGATTATCTTCATCAAAGATTGAATATGTTTGTAATTCTGCACCATGACGAGTGTTAAAAATTAGTTTGTAGTTACCCCAATTTTGTTTTGGAAGTAAAACAGTATCTCCAGAATTAACAAATAAGTCTGCTAACAATGATAAGCCGTGTGTTAACGCATTTGTTACGATAGGGCGAGAAATCTGTTTTTGAGTTAAATCAGTATTTTCTTGGAGAATTTTTTCTTCCCAAAGTCCACGTAACTCTTCAATACCTTGAGGCGGAGCATATGGGAAAATTTCTTCAGGGTCAAGATGTTGGTATAGATCAAAGGTTGTTTGTGAATATAATTTTCCACTGTCATCAGTGGCCATACCGATAGTTGCGTTATACTTAGTTGATTTGGCTTCTGCTGATTGGGATAAGATTCCTTTTGGATAAAACATGTGTTTACCTAAATCAGAAAGCATATCCAATATGACAGGATTTGATTGAGTTAATTGCTCGTTTAAATCTAGCGCTAATGGGTTCATAATTAATTCAGCCTCACTTTTTTAAGTCTTCATTTATTACTATCTTATCTTGAATACGTTGAAATATAAAGCATAGTTATAGAATTTTCTACCAAATTGACAGATTTTTTCACAAAAAAAGAAATGAAAAAGCTTTCATATCTCATAAGGATTATGAATAAATTCATGATGTTTGTTATAATCAATTTGTTTGAGGTGAAAATAATGAAACATTTAACAAAAATATTTGTGGTAATTGCCATACTTTCTTTTTTAGTAAGTGTTTATTTCCAAACCACTCATCAAGAAAGTTCGGGCATAAAACTAATGTTAGCTGCAATTATGTTTATGATATGTGCTTTTATAAGCCGAAATAATGATCGGCGAAAAAAAGAAAGAGATATACAAAATAAAAAGAAGTAACTGCATTTATGACAATAAGTGCAGTTTTTTAATGTCTATGTATATACACAATATATACACTTAAGATATTTTTTAATGAGGAAATCGCAAAAATCGTCTAAAATATCTAGACATAGTATATATATGTGTGTATACTGTGTATATACAGTTAGGGAGGAAATTAAATGAAAATACTGCTTAAAAATAATAGTGAATATCCGATTTATGAACAAATCAAGCAGCAAATTAAAGAAAATATCCTCAAAGGGTATATTTCTCCCGGGGAACATCTGCCATCTATGAGAGAACTTGCAAAAGATTTACGTGTCAGCTTGATCACAACTAAACGTGCTTACGAAGACTTAGAAAAGGATGGATTTGTTACCACAGTCAGAGGAAGAGGTACTTTTGTTAAGGAACAAGATAATGCAATTTTGAAAGAAAAACAATTTATAGTTATTGAAGACTTAACAAAATCGATTGTGAAAGAAGCAAAAACTATTGGAATGTCTCTTGAGGAGCTGACCGAAATCGTAACATTAATCTATGAGGAGGAAAGTGAATGAATCAAAATGCCATTGGTGTTAAACAACTTAATTATAAAACCAACAACTTTGAACTCAATGATATTACATTTCACGTTCCGAAAGGTTATGTTACTGGATTTATCGGTTCAAATGGTGCCGGGAAAACTACACTCATTCGCTTGATAATGAATTTAATCCAACCTGATTCAGGCCACATAGAAATGTTGGGATTTGGAATGCCGAATTTTGAAGGTGAAATCAAAGAGAAAATTGGATTTATATACTCGGAATTATATCTCAATGATAAATGGACAATTAAAAAATGCGAGCAATATATTAGTCCCATGTATGAAGAGTGGGATAAGTCGTTATTTAATCACTACATCCAAAAGTTTGGTTTGCCATTGAATAAAAAAATCAAAACTTTTTCAACAGGCATGAAAATGAAGTTATCTTTTGCCATTGCATTCAGTCATCATGCAGAGCTATACATCTTAGATGAACCAACCTCAGGATTAGACCCTGTAGCACGAAATGAGGTTCTGGAAATTATTCAACAAGAATTGATTGATGAAAATAAATCTGTTTTCTTTTCAACACATATTATTTCAGATATTGAAAAAATTGCTGATCATCTTGTTTATTTGAAAGATGGACAAATTATTTTCGATGAACAAAAGCATATTTTGTTGAAAGAGTATCAAATGATTCGAGGCAATACGGCTGATTTAGATGAGGAACTGAAGAGTTATATTATTAACTTTAAAATAAAACAAACTGGTTTTGAAGGATTGACTAAAGAAGCGAATGCTTTTAAAGAACTATTTGGTGATCGCGTTGTCATTACCCAACCTAGTATTGAAGAGTTGATGGTCAATATTGAACAAGGCCTTTTAAGCTCAGATAAGTTAGGTGATGCACTATGAAGCAATTAATAATTAGAAATTTGAAGCTGCGGAAAACATCTTTAATCTATTATGCAATATTGCTTGTTACTGCACCTTTTTTTCACCTATATGTCGATAAAAACGATGTGTGGGGCGGCTTTTTCTTTGCTATCTTTTCTATGTTGATAATGTTTATTACGTTATTTGATTGTGGAAATGCATTCAGATTGCAATTTAAATTAGGTGGAAATAAAGCTTATTACTTCAACCATAGTTTACCTTTTTCCGCTAAAGAACAATTGAATGCGCATTATTTAACTACAATTATCATGTCTATAGCAGGAACATTTGTATTAATAGCATATTATAATGTGCCGTCCAATGCTCAAATAAATGGAATTGAACTTGCTACACCTCTATTTTTTATAGCGGTAAACTTCATCGGTCATGCGCTCGCTTTTCCGAAGTATTCTGAAGTGAGAAAAGACTATATTCCATATTGGGCTTTCATAATTTTTATGAATTTTATTCTCCCAATTATTCTTGTCGTACTACTGTTTGTTATAGCTTTTCTTTTTTATGGATTTGAAAATGTTACTGATAATATGGTTGATCAGTATGTCAATATAATTGGAGTAATTTTCTTTGTGTTGAGTGTTGCGTTGTTTGGTTTGACATACTTTAAACAACTGAAAAAAATCAATGAAGCAGAACAAAAGTATTAAAGGAGGTATTTTTTAATGAAACTTGAACATATTACGAAACAATATGGTGATAATAAAGTTTTAGATAATATCGATTTTGATTTTGATCAAAGCCGTATTGTCGGATTGATTGGTAAAAATGGTGTAGGTAAAACGACTTTGATGAAAATAATGAACGGCAATATTATTAACTATAAAGGTAAAGTTGATATAAAACCTGAAGAACGAATCGGTTATTTAATTGAGCATCCTAAATTATATGACAATAAAACAGGTTTATATAAC from Staphylococcus condimenti carries:
- a CDS encoding aminotransferase class I/II-fold pyridoxal phosphate-dependent enzyme — translated: MNPLALDLNEQLTQSNPVILDMLSDLGKHMFYPKGILSQSAEAKSTKYNATIGMATDDSGKLYSQTTFDLYQHLDPEEIFPYAPPQGIEELRGLWEEKILQENTDLTQKQISRPIVTNALTHGLSLLADLFVNSGDTVLLPKQNWGNYKLIFNTRHGAELQTYSIFDEDNHYTTDGFVSALENYNKDKVILLLNYPNNPTGYTPTASEVESISKAIKDLADRGTKVIAIIDDAYFGLFYEDVYTQSIFSALTQIDSPNILPVRLDGATKEFFAWGLRVGFITFGIQDEMTKAVLEAKVKGLIRSNISSGPMPSQSAVKYVLQPEHREQFEKDVQRHIDTLKERYEVTKSVVYDEKYKNDWKTYDFNSGYFMAIQVNGVNAETLRKHLIEKYSIGTIALNDTDIRIAFSCIEKDDIPHVFDSIAKGIEDLKA
- a CDS encoding SE1626 family protein is translated as MKHLTKIFVVIAILSFLVSVYFQTTHQESSGIKLMLAAIMFMICAFISRNNDRRKKERDIQNKKK
- the pmtR gene encoding PSM export ABC transporter transcriptional regulator PmtR, whose product is MKILLKNNSEYPIYEQIKQQIKENILKGYISPGEHLPSMRELAKDLRVSLITTKRAYEDLEKDGFVTTVRGRGTFVKEQDNAILKEKQFIVIEDLTKSIVKEAKTIGMSLEELTEIVTLIYEEESE
- the pmtA gene encoding phenol-soluble modulin export ABC transporter ATP-binding protein PmtA — protein: MNQNAIGVKQLNYKTNNFELNDITFHVPKGYVTGFIGSNGAGKTTLIRLIMNLIQPDSGHIEMLGFGMPNFEGEIKEKIGFIYSELYLNDKWTIKKCEQYISPMYEEWDKSLFNHYIQKFGLPLNKKIKTFSTGMKMKLSFAIAFSHHAELYILDEPTSGLDPVARNEVLEIIQQELIDENKSVFFSTHIISDIEKIADHLVYLKDGQIIFDEQKHILLKEYQMIRGNTADLDEELKSYIINFKIKQTGFEGLTKEANAFKELFGDRVVITQPSIEELMVNIEQGLLSSDKLGDAL
- the pmtB gene encoding phenol-soluble modulin export ABC transporter permease subunit PmtB: MKQLIIRNLKLRKTSLIYYAILLVTAPFFHLYVDKNDVWGGFFFAIFSMLIMFITLFDCGNAFRLQFKLGGNKAYYFNHSLPFSAKEQLNAHYLTTIIMSIAGTFVLIAYYNVPSNAQINGIELATPLFFIAVNFIGHALAFPKYSEVRKDYIPYWAFIIFMNFILPIILVVLLFVIAFLFYGFENVTDNMVDQYVNIIGVIFFVLSVALFGLTYFKQLKKINEAEQKY